A segment of the Paracoccus suum genome:
ACTGGTCCCCGCGTCCCAGCAGCCGGCGCATCAGCACGTAGAACAGCGGCGCGAACAGCACGCCCAGCGCCGTGGCGGCCAAGGTGCCGCCGAGGACCGTTGCGCCGATGGCGTTGCGGCCGCTGGCGCCCGCGCCTGACGACAGGGCCAGTGGCAGCACGCCCAGCGAGAACGCGATCGAGGTCATGATGATGGGCCGAAAGCGCTGCCGGGCGGCCTCGGTCACAGCGCGGTAGAGGGGAACGCCCGCCTGCGACTGCTCGCGCGCAAACTCCACGATCAGGATCGCGTTCTTGCCGGTCAGACCGATGACGGTCAGCAGGCCGACCTGAAAGAACACGCCGTTGTCGAACTTCCCGACCCATGCCCCCAGGAGGGCGCCCAGCACGCCGATCGGCATGACAAGGATGACCGCCATCGGGATGGACCAGCTTTCGTAAAGCGCAGCGAGGCACAGGAATACGGCGGCCAGCGACAGCGCATAGAGCAGCGTGGTCTGACTTCCGGACTCTCGTTCCTCGAGCGACAGGCCGGTCCAGGCCACGTTGAACCCGGTCGGCAGTTGCGTGGCGAGGTGTTCGATTTCCTCCATTGCCGCGCCGGTGCTGACACCGGGCATCGGGCTGCCCTGCATCTGCATGGCGGGCACGCCGTTGTAGCGGGTCAGACCCTGCGGGCCGAACGTCCATTCGCCCGTCGCGAAGTTCGAGAACGGGACCAGCCCGCCGCTCGAGTTGCGCACCCGCCACTTGTCGATGTCCGTGGGAACGGCGCGGCTGTCGGCCTCGCCCTGGACATAGACCTTCTTGATCCGGCCGCGGTCGATGAAGTCATTCACGTAGGAGCCGGTCCAGGCGACCTGCAGCAGGTTGGCGACCTCATTGGCCGAGACGCCCATCGCGCCGGCGCGTTGCCAGTCGATGTTCAGCCGGTACTGGGCCGCATCCTCCAGCCCCGAGGGGCGGGTCTGGGTGATGACCTTGCTTTGCGAGGCCATGCCTAGCATCTGGTTGCGCGCCTCGAGCAACTGCTCGTGGCTCTGCCCGCCGCGGGCCTGCAGGTAGAAGTCAAAGCCCGAGACGTTGCCAAGCTCGATCACCGACGGCGGCACGATCGGAAACACCATCGCATCACGAATCTGGCTAAGCGCGCCATAGGCCCGTCCGGCAATCGCGTTGACCGATTGCGAGGGATCGAGGCGCTCGTTCCAGTCCTTCAGCCGCACGAAGGCCATGCCGACGTTCTGCCCTTGGCCCGCAAAGCTGAACCCGGCAACCCCGAACATGGAGTCGACCGAGGCGCCCTCCTGGTTGATGAAATATTGCTCGACCTGGTCCAGCACCGCCTGCGTGCGCTCGGTCGTGGCGCCGGTCGGGCCTTGGATCAGCACGAACATGATGCCTTGGTCCTCGTCCGGCAGGAAACCGTCGGGGGTGCGCAGGAAAAGGAACACCATCGCCGCACCCAGCGACGCATAGACCAGCAGCACCCGCAGCGGTCGGCGCACGATCCAGCCGACCGCGCCGGTATAGCCATTGCTTGTCCGGTCGAAGCCGCGGTTGAAAAGGCCAAATAGGCCGCGCGTCTTGTGGCCGTGGGTGTTTCGCAGCAGCGAGGCACAGAGCGCCGGTGTCAGTGTCAGCGCGACGACCACCGAAAGGCCCATGGCCGAGACGATGGTGATGGCGAACTGCTGATAGATGACACCGGTCGAGCCGCCAAAGAAAGCCATCGGCACGAAGACGGCAGACAGCACGAGGGCGATGCCGATCAGCGCCCCCGTGATCTGGTCCATGGACTTGCGCGTGGCATCGCGTGGGGACAGGCCCTCCTCCTCCATGATCCGCTCGACGTTCTCGACCACGACGATGGCGTCGTCGACCAGCAGGCCAATCGCCAGCACCATGGCCAGCATGGTCAGCGTGTTGATGGTAAACCCGAAAGCCGCCATGATTCCGAAGGTACCGAGCAAAACGATCGGCACCGCCAGAGTCGGGATCAGCGTCGCGCGCCA
Coding sequences within it:
- a CDS encoding efflux RND transporter permease subunit, producing the protein MARFFIDRPVFAWVISIIIMGIGILSILTLPVAQYPQIAPPSVSIRAVYPGASADTVSNTVTQVIEQQMTGLDGLRYMSSSSTSAGTSSTTLTFETGTDVDIAQVQVQNKLSQATALLPGPVQRQGLTVEKAASGFLMVIGLIGDENYDGTDLSDYMVTNLVEDLSRVEGIGSVQVFGAQYAMRIWLDPSRLAGYEMTPADVVAAVSAQNTQISAGEFGGLPTVAGQQLNATVTAQTLLSTPEEFRKIVLRAEENGGLVLLQDVARVEIGSETYSAEATYNGRPATGMALSLAPGANALDTAKRVKERMAELSQFFPAGVEYVIPFDTSPFVQISIEEVVKTLVEAVALVFVVMFVFLQNWRATLIPTLAVPIVLLGTFGIMAAFGFTINTLTMLAMVLAIGLLVDDAIVVVENVERIMEEEGLSPRDATRKSMDQITGALIGIALVLSAVFVPMAFFGGSTGVIYQQFAITIVSAMGLSVVVALTLTPALCASLLRNTHGHKTRGLFGLFNRGFDRTSNGYTGAVGWIVRRPLRVLLVYASLGAAMVFLFLRTPDGFLPDEDQGIMFVLIQGPTGATTERTQAVLDQVEQYFINQEGASVDSMFGVAGFSFAGQGQNVGMAFVRLKDWNERLDPSQSVNAIAGRAYGALSQIRDAMVFPIVPPSVIELGNVSGFDFYLQARGGQSHEQLLEARNQMLGMASQSKVITQTRPSGLEDAAQYRLNIDWQRAGAMGVSANEVANLLQVAWTGSYVNDFIDRGRIKKVYVQGEADSRAVPTDIDKWRVRNSSGGLVPFSNFATGEWTFGPQGLTRYNGVPAMQMQGSPMPGVSTGAAMEEIEHLATQLPTGFNVAWTGLSLEERESGSQTTLLYALSLAAVFLCLAALYESWSIPMAVILVMPIGVLGALLGAWVGKFDNGVFFQVGLLTVIGLTGKNAILIVEFAREQSQAGVPLYRAVTEAARQRFRPIIMTSIAFSLGVLPLALSSGAGASGRNAIGATVLGGTLAATALGVLFAPLFYVLMRRLLGRGDQSEDTPAAVAEAPVRP